The Drosophila virilis strain 15010-1051.87 unplaced genomic scaffold, Dvir_AGI_RSII-ME tig00001701, whole genome shotgun sequence genomic sequence caaacgcaaattatgctgccgctttagaactgcttgataagcgttttaataacaagcgtcttatttttcaggcacacatctcTGAAATTTTGGGTTTGAGAAAGGTGGACAAGGGCGCGACTGCACAGCTGCGCGAATTTTCAGATAAGCTCAACTCTCATCTACGtgctttaaaatcgatgggcagtGTGGAACAGATCGCCGGTTGCGTCATAGTACATACGTTGCTGCAAAAACTAGATAGCGTTACGCAGGCTAGCTGGGAGGATGATGCGCcgttggacgtcataccatcatGCGAGCGGTTTACAACCTTCATAGAGAGGCGTTGccaaaggctggaaaatgcggaTCACGCTACGGCAATGTACACGCCTAGCTCCCAGGTGGGCCAGAACAACAGTAGTAGAAGAACGTTTGTAGTGACTAGGAATGGAAcgagtgcttgtgtgttttgtgaagTCGCAGGCCactctatttataaatgtttgcaattcgcAAATTTATCGCCCTTGCTGCGCCTTCACGAAGCCAAGCGGCTTGCGCTGTGCCTAAACTGCCTGCAAAGGGgacatcagctgagagtcTGCGGCTCCAGCGCTTGCAGAGTTTGTGGAAGCAAACATCATAGCTTGTTGCATCTTGGCAACACAAGCAGTCACATCGCTGCTTCTAGCCCAAACAATGCTCAAGATACCGAAACTTATTCGTCATCCCAAAACACCTTGGCGGCACTTTTATCTTCGCCTCTCACTACCGCCCAGCATCTCAAGCACGATGTGGTCCTGCTTGCCACTGCCGTCATCAACGTGAAAAATCGCGCTGGCTCCTTGGTGCCTTGCCGTGCGTTGCTCGACTCTGGGTCGCAgttgcacatcatcacctctcgtcttgctcatcagctccagctgcgcaaattcaagtcaacagcaatcgtctctggcattggtgatgcagcATTTGCGTCCGATGGGTTTTCGgtcaacatcaatgtcaaatCTCGAGTGTCGGAGTACTCCACATGCATCCCGGCCTTGATTGCACCATCCATCACCGATAATCAGCCTGGCTTCACTCTTGACCCTGCATCATGGAACATTCcatcaaatatacaactagctgatcctgaattctttaaatctcagcaaatcgaCATGTTGATTGGAGCCAGTCTGTTCTTCGATCTGCTATGCGTCGGCCAGATTAAACTAGCTGCTGGACTGCCGATATTGCAAAAGACTCGCCTTGGTTGGGTGGCTACGGGAGGTGCCTCACATGCTGGAAAATCATCATTCATGGCCATGAGATCAATGGAgaatccagatctgctggtTGACTCGCATCTGCAGCCTAATACACAGATTGATGAATTAATCCGTCGTTTTTGGGAATTGGAATGCTGCACCGACCCTGAGTCCTTACCAAACAAGGAGGAACGCGACTGtgaggcacactttcaggccaattttAAACGTCTGTCGACTGGCgactattcagttcgtttaccgcTACGTCTAGGCATGTATCCgctgggtgactcctatcaacaggcgGTTCGTCGATTCCTGAACTTAGAAAGAAAACTAGACCGTAATCCACTATTGAAACCccagtatgcagcatttatcaaggaGTATCTTGACTTGGGTCACATGTCACTTGTTACCTCagctgcactgggccaatGCAAGTACTACctgccacatcactgcgtgctgaaggaggatagcactacaaccaagctaagggtcgtgtttgatggctcagcagttactacctctggacactcgctgaatgatgcactgatggcaGGTCCTACCATCCAACCGAAGCTGTTTTCGATACTGATGCGGTTTCGTACATTTGCAGTCGCCCTGACAGgcgatatatgcaaaatgtatcgatgcgtacgagtcgaacccgcagacagttattttcaatgtatCTTGTGGCGTGAGtctcagcatcagaagatacagatttacaaattagacaccgtcacctacggcacaaaaccagcatcgtttctctcagtgcgagctatgcaccaactggccatggatgagcaAAAAACTTTCCCTATTGGCTCTGACATTGTTAAAAGAGATTTCTACGTGGATGACCTCATTTCTGGTGGTAGCTGTGTTCAAGAAGCAATTGAGATATTGAAACAAACATCTGGACTACTCGCCAAGGGGAACTTTAGGCTGCGCAAATGGTGTTCTAGCGACACATCTGTACTCCAAAACATACCGGAAGAGGATAGAGAAACGCTGCTTAAGTTTGACGATGGCAGTGACATCACGAAAACGTTAGGCCTCGTTTGGGATCCCGCTTCAGACTGTTTCCTTTTCTCCTTCTCTCCACTGAGGTTGCCCTCCAGACTGACAAAACGGTCAATACTCTCCGCAATTGCTCGCTTTTACGACCcccttggtcttgttggtcccgtaataacaaaatcgaaaatttttatgCAGGATCTCTGGAGAGAAAAGCTGGACTGGGATGAGAGCCTGCCCgtacacttaagcacagcctGGGTCAACTTCTGCGCTGATTTTGAGTATACTCAGCAATTCCAGTATCCCCGTCGAGCACTCTCATCAGACAGTACAGTGGAGATTCACGgattttgtgatgccagcctaAGCGCTTATGGAGCATGCGTCTATACAGTCTCAAAGTGCAATGGCAACACCAGCGTGCGTCTCTTAtgctccaaatcgcgtgtCGCGCCTGTGAAAACCATCACGGTACCAAAGCTGGAACTCTGCGGAGCTGCATTACTGGCTCAACTTCTCagcgaaatatgccaaatgaaagTGTTCGACTGTCG encodes the following:
- the LOC116650014 gene encoding uncharacterized protein; the protein is MFDEGASANGNDEATSASQVAVGTQAAVFKIKIKNLTDRLNRLSSELDPARLRDVDDYELQDYISMASDLQAKFEIVCDGLLEVDHASVDEDLQTSFESTIRQLRLSLQRERGNRSKVQQIPHCSTFNSAAADDSRSTFVVPNHSRLPQLKLPEFSGGYTEWADFSNLFTTVIDKDPYLTNIEKLQHLRSCLKGTALDTIRSLEISNANYAAALELLDKRFNNKRLIFQAHISEILGLRKVDKGATAQLREFSDKLNSHLRALKSMGSVEQIAGCVIVHTLLQKLDSVTQASWEDDAPLDVIPSCERFTTFIERRCQRLENADHATAMYTPSSQVGQNNSSRRTFVVTRNGTSACVFCEVAGHSIYKCLQFANLSPLLRLHEAKRLALCLNCLQRGHQLRVCGSSACRVCGSKHHSLLHLGNTSSHIAASSPNNAQDTETYSSSQNTLAALLSSPLTTAQHLKHDVVLLATAVINVKNRAGSLVPCRALLDSGSQLHIITSRLAHQLQLRKFKSTAIVSGIGDAAFASDGFSVNINVKSRVSEYSTCIPALIAPSITDNQPGFTLDPASWNIPSNIQLADPEFFKSQQIDMLIGASLFFDLLCVGQIKLAAGLPILQKTRLGWVATGGASHAGKSSFMAMRSMENPDLLVDSHLQPNTQIDELIRRFWELECCTDPESLPNKEERDCEAHFQANFKRLSTGDYSVRLPLRLGMYPLGDSYQQAVRRFLNLERKLDRNPLLKPQYAAFIKEYLDLGHMSLVTSAALGQCKYYLPHHCVLKEDSTTTKLRVVFDGSAVTTSGHSLNDALMAGPTIQPKLFSILMRFRTFAVALTGDICKMYRCVRVEPADSYFQCILWRESQHQKIQIYKLDTVTYGTKPASFLSVRAMHQLAMDEQKTFPIGSDIVKRDFYVDDLISGGSCVQEAIEILKQTSGLLAKGNFRLRKWCSSDTSVLQNIPEEDRETLLKFDDGSDITKTLGLVWDPASDCFLFSFSPLRLPSRLTKRSILSAIARFYDPLGLVGPVITKSKIFMQDLWREKLDWDESLPVHLSTAWVNFCADFEYTQQFQYPRRALSSDSTVEIHGFCDASLSAYGACVYTVSKCNGNTSVRLLCSKSRVAPVKTITVPKLELCGAALLAQLLSEICQMKVFDCRYYCWSDSAVTLAWIRNDASKFNVFVANRVAAIQELTTGMEWHHIPTELNPADIISRGALPSELFRSPLWAHGPSFLSKGKEEWPASCVPVESLPELRHKVLLGTAAQPDLSIGCKFINSFSKLQRVFAYVYKFVNRIRGAELTVDHLHHGTHWLLRSVQMATLSDDYKALKEGRHVKPSSSMASLAPFLDDFGLLRIGGRLKNSSLDFSARHPIILPRQHPVTRAIIVYFHKRNLHAGPRALLSSIRLQYWPIGGRKTVSSIVAKCIICFRAKPRLAEHIMADLPADRLNTSYPFMVTGVDYCGPFYYKNEVRNRPPVKCYISLFICFATKAVHLELVKDLSTTSFLNALKRFILTRSRPSRIWSDNATNFVGAKNELADLNRLFLRDEHVKAVNEFCLTESIEWLFIPPRSPHFGGLWEAAVKTAKHHFYRSVCSSILDFDSLQHPGDLDVLTPAHFLGTAPSSSYIEPDLRQLNFNRLNYFQRVTYLQQVFWARWREEYLTLLQQRSKWRTPQPGLSINDVVLVKDENLPPLKWPLARVQELISGSDGVSRVAVLQTATGVIRRAVRKLCLLPKQDDVESPCLPTGGECLVK